A region of the candidate division WOR-3 bacterium genome:
TATATCCTCCAGAAGAAATAAGTAGAGAAAAAATTCTTAACAAAGAGCAATTTCAGCTCTTGAAACAACTCTTTCAAGAAAAAAACTGCAAAGGTTTAGTTAAAGAATTAATCCATTTGAAAAAGCAGGGATTTAAATTTCCAATTGAAAATCCATATGTGAGTTTTTTAACGCATTATGAAGAAGCAATTGATAAAAATCCAAAAACCATTAAAAAAATTTGTGATAAATTGTTTGAAATGAATTTTAACGAATTAAGAGAAAAATTAGAGGCACCTAAAAAGGCTAGTAGAAGAATAGGTCCAATGTTTAAGGTTTGGGTTAGAAGAAAGTTTAATTTTTTAGACATTAATGAATTTAAAAATACAACCGATATAGCTTTTCTAAATGGAGGTGATAAATTCTTAAAAGAATATGCAATAAAAGAATTGAATTGTAAATTTAGAGAATTAAGCAAAGGATTAGATTTTGTGGCAAAGATTAGTAATAAATACATAATAGGAACTGCTAAATTTATTACCGATTTCGGTGGTTCGCAAGGTAATCAATTTAATGAAGCAGTGAGTTTGGTAAAAGAAACCATCTGTCCTTACAATGTAATAAAGGTTGCTATAATAGATGGTGTAGCATGGTTAGGCGGAGAAATGAAATTAACCCTTGAAAAACTCAAGAGCGATGAATTTTGTTTTAGTGCCTTATTATTGGAAGAATTTATAAAAAAGCAGCTATAGAAAATAATTTTTCACAAAAGTAAAATAGCTTCCGAATAAAGAAAAAATTTAAGTATTAAGAATAATGAGAAAAAAATTAGTGAGAGTGTTTTACCAGTTAAAAATGTTGTGCTATTCTACAAAATATTGCTTTTTTGTCTTTTTTGTATTATATTATAAAGATGAAAATTTTTCTAAAGGAACTTAAAGAAGGAAAAACTGATTTTTCTTATACTCTTGAAGATAAAGAAAGTGAAGAGTTATTTAAAGATTCTGAAATTAAAAGAGTAAATTTAAATTCTTCTGGATGGATACAAAGAAAAGGTCTTGACTATATTTTTTATTTACATGTTATAGGTTCCGGAACCTTAATTTGTGCAAGATGTCTTGATGAATTTCAATTTTTTTTCAATGAAGATTACACCTATAATATTTTTCTGGGAAAAGACCCTTCCATCTCAAAAAAAGAATATAACATTTCTGATAGGGATGTAGCATCAATTTATGTTGAAAATTATGAGCTAAATGTTTTACCATTAATAAAAGAAATTGTTCTTCTTACAATACCTATGAAGCCTCTATGTAAAGACAATTGTAAAGGATTATGCCCTGTTTGTGGAGCAAACAGGAATAATAAAAATTGTGGACATGAAACTAAGGAAACTTATTCCCCCTTTACTTATTTACTTAAAAGGATAGAAAAAAAAGAATAAGGGTTCAACCCCCATTTAAAAATTAAAAAAAAAATGCCCGTACCAAAAAGAAGACATTCCCGTGCAAGAGGAAGAAAAAGGAGAACCCACTATAAAGTAAAACCAATTAGTTTGTCAAAATGCCCCAATTGTG
Encoded here:
- the rpmF gene encoding 50S ribosomal protein L32, which codes for MPVPKRRHSRARGRKRRTHYKVKPISLSKCPNCGEAKLPHRVCPHCGYYKGKAIIQIEEKISS
- a CDS encoding DUF177 domain-containing protein; translation: MKIFLKELKEGKTDFSYTLEDKESEELFKDSEIKRVNLNSSGWIQRKGLDYIFYLHVIGSGTLICARCLDEFQFFFNEDYTYNIFLGKDPSISKKEYNISDRDVASIYVENYELNVLPLIKEIVLLTIPMKPLCKDNCKGLCPVCGANRNNKNCGHETKETYSPFTYLLKRIEKKE